In one Nomascus leucogenys isolate Asia chromosome 13, Asia_NLE_v1, whole genome shotgun sequence genomic region, the following are encoded:
- the TP53INP2 gene encoding tumor protein p53-inducible nuclear protein 2 isoform X1 produces the protein MFQRLTSLFFSTPSPPEDLDCPRAFVSEEDEVDGWLIIDLPDSYAAPPRPGAAPAPAGRPPPAPSLMDESWFVTPPACFTAEGPGLGPARLQSSPLEDLLIEHPSMSVYVTGSTIVLEPGPPSPLPDAALPDGDLSEGELTPARREPRAARHAAPLPARAALLEKAGQVRRLQRARQRAERHALSAKAVQRQNRARESRPRRSKNQGSFIYQPCQRQFNY, from the exons ATGTTCCAGCGCCTCACCAGCCTCTTCTTCAGCACCCCCTCGCCCCCCGAAGACCTCGACTGCCCCCGCGCCTTCGTGTCGGAGGAGGATGAAGTGGACGGCTGGCTCATCATTGACCTGCCGG ACAGCTACGCGGCTCCACCCAGGCCCGGGGCCGCCCCTGCCCCCGCGGGCCGCCCTCCGCCCGCGCCCTCCTTGATGGACGAGAGCTGGTTTGTTACCCCTCCCGCCTGTTTTACTGCAGAGGGGCCTGGACTCGGTCCCGCCCGCCTCCAGAGCAGCCCCCTGGAGGACCTCCTCATCGAGCACCCCAGCATGTCCGTTTACGTCACCGGCAGCACCATAGTGCTAGAGCCCGGGCCCCCTTCCCCGCTCCCGGACGCGGCCCTGCCTGACGGCGACCTCAGCGAAGG GGAATTGACGCCCGCCCGCCGCGAGCCGCGGGCCGCGCGCCACGCCGCTCCTCTCCCAGCGCGGGCGGCGCTGCTGGAGAAGGcgggccaggtgcggcggcttCAGCGGGCCCGGCAGCGGGCAGAGCGCCACGCGCTGAGCGCCAAGGCGGTGCAGCGGCAGAACCGAGCCCGCGAGAGCCGTCCGCGCCGGTCCAAGAACCAGGGCAGCTTCATCTACCAGCCGTGCCAGCGCCAGTTCAACTACTGA
- the TP53INP2 gene encoding tumor protein p53-inducible nuclear protein 2 isoform X2 encodes MFQRLTSLFFSTPSPPEDLDCPRAFVSEEDEVDGWLIIDLPEGPGLGPARLQSSPLEDLLIEHPSMSVYVTGSTIVLEPGPPSPLPDAALPDGDLSEGELTPARREPRAARHAAPLPARAALLEKAGQVRRLQRARQRAERHALSAKAVQRQNRARESRPRRSKNQGSFIYQPCQRQFNY; translated from the exons ATGTTCCAGCGCCTCACCAGCCTCTTCTTCAGCACCCCCTCGCCCCCCGAAGACCTCGACTGCCCCCGCGCCTTCGTGTCGGAGGAGGATGAAGTGGACGGCTGGCTCATCATTGACCTGCCGG AGGGGCCTGGACTCGGTCCCGCCCGCCTCCAGAGCAGCCCCCTGGAGGACCTCCTCATCGAGCACCCCAGCATGTCCGTTTACGTCACCGGCAGCACCATAGTGCTAGAGCCCGGGCCCCCTTCCCCGCTCCCGGACGCGGCCCTGCCTGACGGCGACCTCAGCGAAGG GGAATTGACGCCCGCCCGCCGCGAGCCGCGGGCCGCGCGCCACGCCGCTCCTCTCCCAGCGCGGGCGGCGCTGCTGGAGAAGGcgggccaggtgcggcggcttCAGCGGGCCCGGCAGCGGGCAGAGCGCCACGCGCTGAGCGCCAAGGCGGTGCAGCGGCAGAACCGAGCCCGCGAGAGCCGTCCGCGCCGGTCCAAGAACCAGGGCAGCTTCATCTACCAGCCGTGCCAGCGCCAGTTCAACTACTGA